The Nitrosospira lacus genome window below encodes:
- a CDS encoding TolC family protein, with protein sequence MQISLRFRILLSLILISPFTAVSAQDSPTFGPAPPAPPAPSDSLPPSALPSLTEPSAPAPAIRRPSSVPTPSAPASPGRSAFDTTPSFTLPSAAASAAMPPGALSIEALQRVGLEANGLVRAARSQVDAAEAGVIGAAAYPNPMVTVIAGPQHARIPLAHPATNTRQVNVVQTIENPFVRSTRIGAAEAGVEASRASYHQVRADLAAQLRVRAYELLLRQEIARMEAGIYDLMGEVRRRISVAVGVGETARFELVRADAEVLNAASRKEAAELGALRARVALMQFTAGALKPDFAIKASLFDPVSLPPLEELREEVPAINPDVLRLQAESNRARLRIDQERATVLPSVDVLYNSYQDDQYTDNRAGLKVTVPLFYRRRGEIDAAVADSARARETLEFRRYEIGQLFESAWQALQIARRRVEMFEGGIIKEAENALQIAQAAYRFGERPLIDVLDTQRILRGILMDSLQARFDLQAAAAEIDRLRAYYPREQGVE encoded by the coding sequence ATGCAAATATCACTCCGCTTCCGCATCTTGCTGAGCCTGATTCTCATCTCTCCGTTCACCGCTGTTTCAGCTCAAGATTCGCCCACTTTTGGCCCTGCGCCCCCTGCTCCCCCTGCTCCCTCGGATAGCCTGCCGCCTTCCGCATTACCTTCCCTCACCGAGCCATCTGCCCCAGCACCTGCGATCAGGCGGCCTTCTTCTGTTCCGACGCCGTCCGCCCCGGCATCCCCAGGCAGGAGTGCTTTTGATACGACACCTTCTTTCACCCTGCCGTCCGCTGCCGCTTCCGCCGCCATGCCGCCCGGAGCGCTCTCGATCGAAGCCCTGCAACGAGTGGGACTGGAGGCCAATGGCCTGGTGCGCGCGGCACGATCCCAGGTAGACGCCGCCGAGGCGGGGGTCATCGGCGCCGCCGCTTATCCTAATCCGATGGTGACCGTAATAGCAGGACCTCAACACGCGCGAATCCCCCTGGCCCATCCTGCCACGAACACGCGTCAGGTGAACGTTGTGCAGACCATCGAGAATCCATTTGTGCGTAGCACACGCATCGGTGCGGCGGAGGCGGGCGTAGAGGCCAGCCGCGCCAGCTATCATCAGGTGCGCGCAGACTTGGCGGCGCAACTGCGGGTGCGTGCGTATGAACTGCTGCTGCGTCAGGAAATAGCGCGCATGGAGGCCGGCATCTACGATCTGATGGGGGAAGTGCGGCGGCGTATCAGCGTGGCCGTGGGCGTGGGCGAAACCGCGCGCTTCGAGCTGGTTCGCGCAGATGCCGAGGTGCTGAACGCGGCCAGCCGCAAGGAAGCGGCGGAACTGGGAGCGCTGCGCGCGCGGGTGGCGCTGATGCAGTTCACGGCGGGTGCCCTGAAGCCTGATTTCGCGATAAAGGCATCCCTGTTCGATCCGGTCAGCCTGCCTCCGCTGGAGGAACTGCGTGAGGAAGTGCCGGCTATCAACCCGGATGTGTTGCGTTTGCAGGCTGAGTCGAACCGAGCCCGCCTGCGCATCGATCAGGAACGCGCTACAGTGCTGCCCTCAGTGGACGTCTTATACAACAGTTATCAAGATGATCAATACACCGACAACAGGGCTGGCCTGAAAGTGACGGTTCCCCTGTTCTATCGCCGCCGCGGAGAAATCGACGCGGCCGTGGCGGATTCCGCGCGGGCGCGGGAAACGCTGGAATTCCGCCGTTACGAAATTGGCCAACTATTTGAATCCGCCTGGCAGGCCTTGCAGATTGCGCGCCGCAGGGTGGAGATGTTCGAGGGCGGCATCATCAAGGAAGCTGAGAATGCGTTGCAGATTGCCCAGGCGGCTTACCGCTTTGGCGAGCGTCCCCTCATAGACGTACTCGACACCCAACGTATTTTGCGAGGGATACTTATGGATTCGTTGCAGGCACGCTTTGATCTACAGGCCGCTGCTGCGGAAATCGACCGATTGCGGGCTTATTATCCCAGGGAGCAAGGTGTCGAATGA
- the htpG gene encoding molecular chaperone HtpG: MQATATKEHLSFQTEVKQLLNLMIHSLYSNKEIFLRELISNASDAADKLRFEGLTDGALYESDSDLKIRVSYDTASRTVTIADNGIGMSRQEVIDHIGTIAKSGTREFFSALTGDQAKDAHLIGQFGVGFYSAFIVADKVTLITRRAGLTAEHGVRWESAGEGDYTLETVEKTDRGTQVILHLREGEDDLLSGWRLRAIIRKYSDHITLPIVMKKEEWSQEKNENTITDEDETVNQASALWARAKNEITPEQYEEFYKHVAHDFEPPLAYVHARVEGKQEYTQLLYIPSRAPFDLYDREPRHGIKLYVRRVFIMDDAKQLLPNYLRFVRGVIDSNDLPLNVSREILQESKDIEAIRAGAVKKVLGLLDDLAQSEQEEERTKFKTFWKEFGQVLKEGVAEDYSNRERIAKLLRFVSTHIDTDEQTVSFSDYIARMKDGQEKIYYVTADSLKAARSSPHLEIFRKKGIEVLLLSERVDEWLVANLTEVEGKPLQSVAKGSLDLGKLEDEAEKKEQQKEADDYKELTEKIKNTLGEQVKDVRVTLRLTESPACLVADSHDMSGNLERLLKSAGQKVNPTKPILEINPYHPMIQRLKSEQTHFADWSHILFDQALLAEGGQLEDPAGFVKRINELLFLTASSGN; the protein is encoded by the coding sequence ATGCAAGCGACAGCTACCAAAGAACATCTAAGTTTTCAGACTGAAGTCAAACAGTTGCTCAATCTGATGATCCACTCCTTGTATAGTAACAAGGAAATTTTCCTGCGCGAACTGATTTCCAACGCATCGGATGCCGCCGACAAGCTGCGCTTCGAGGGATTAACCGATGGTGCGCTGTACGAATCCGATTCGGATCTGAAGATCCGCGTGAGCTACGATACCGCGTCGCGCACCGTCACCATCGCTGATAATGGCATCGGCATGTCCCGGCAAGAGGTCATTGACCATATCGGCACCATCGCCAAGTCGGGAACGCGCGAATTCTTCAGTGCATTAACCGGCGATCAGGCCAAGGATGCGCACCTGATCGGCCAGTTCGGCGTCGGTTTCTATTCGGCATTTATTGTCGCGGACAAAGTAACGCTCATTACCCGCCGGGCGGGCTTGACCGCCGAACACGGTGTCCGCTGGGAATCCGCGGGCGAAGGAGATTATACGCTTGAGACGGTAGAGAAAACAGATCGCGGCACACAGGTCATTCTGCATTTGCGCGAGGGCGAGGATGACTTGCTCAGCGGCTGGCGGTTGCGCGCCATCATCCGCAAGTATTCCGACCACATCACGCTGCCCATTGTGATGAAAAAAGAGGAGTGGTCTCAGGAAAAGAATGAGAACACGATTACCGATGAAGACGAGACCGTCAATCAGGCGAGCGCACTCTGGGCGCGCGCCAAAAACGAGATCACGCCGGAGCAGTACGAAGAATTCTACAAGCATGTGGCGCATGATTTCGAGCCGCCGCTGGCCTATGTTCACGCCAGGGTGGAGGGCAAGCAGGAATATACCCAGTTGCTGTACATTCCATCGCGCGCCCCGTTCGATTTATACGATCGCGAACCCCGTCACGGTATCAAGCTTTATGTGCGGCGGGTGTTCATCATGGACGATGCGAAACAATTGCTGCCGAATTATTTGCGCTTCGTGCGCGGGGTGATCGATTCCAATGACTTGCCGCTGAATGTTTCGCGCGAAATATTGCAGGAATCAAAAGATATTGAAGCCATACGTGCCGGCGCGGTGAAAAAAGTATTGGGACTGCTCGATGATCTGGCGCAAAGCGAGCAGGAAGAGGAAAGAACCAAGTTCAAAACTTTCTGGAAGGAATTCGGCCAAGTCCTCAAAGAGGGTGTGGCGGAAGACTACTCAAACCGGGAACGCATTGCCAAGTTGTTGCGCTTTGTCTCTACCCACATCGATACGGACGAACAGACGGTGTCATTCAGCGACTACATCGCGCGCATGAAGGACGGGCAGGAGAAAATTTATTACGTTACAGCCGATAGCCTCAAGGCAGCCAGAAGCAGTCCGCACCTGGAGATCTTCCGCAAGAAAGGCATCGAAGTGCTACTGCTGTCCGAACGCGTGGATGAATGGCTGGTTGCGAATCTGACCGAGGTCGAGGGTAAGCCGCTGCAATCCGTAGCCAAGGGTAGTCTCGATCTGGGAAAACTGGAAGACGAGGCTGAGAAGAAGGAACAGCAGAAAGAAGCGGACGACTACAAGGAACTGACCGAAAAAATAAAGAATACGCTCGGCGAGCAGGTGAAGGATGTGCGCGTCACGTTGCGCCTGACCGAGTCTCCCGCCTGCCTTGTGGCGGATAGCCACGATATGAGCGGGAATCTGGAGCGCCTGCTAAAGTCGGCTGGACAAAAAGTGAATCCCACCAAGCCTATCCTGGAGATCAATCCTTATCATCCCATGATACAGCGCCTGAAATCCGAGCAGACGCACTTTGCCGACTGGAGCCATATCCTGTTCGATCAGGCATTGCTGGCTGAAGGCGGTCAGCTTGAGGATCCGGCTGGTTTTGTCAAGAGAATCAATGAGTTGCTTTTTCTGACGGCTTCAAGCGGAAACTAG
- a CDS encoding PQQ-dependent sugar dehydrogenase, with the protein MFALKAFIRSAVTVSFFCCILPAAAQYQGRSLPLDKIKLPAGFSIDLWAEVPNARGLALGKNGTVFAGSKEAGNVYAITDNGGTRQVRTLASGLNSPLGVAFRDGALYVSAVERILRFDGIEEKLDQPGKPVVITDSFPTEKHHGGKFIAFGPDGLLYVPVGAPCNICEPDPERFALIARIKPDGSGHEIYAYGVRNTVGFDWHPETKELWFTDNGRDWMGDNLPPDELNRAPAKGMHFGYPYCHAGDILDPKYGAKRDCGKLAAPAAKFDAHVAPLGMRFYTGKMFPPEYRNNIIVAEHGSWNRRNKIGYRLQLVRIKNNKVVKQEVFAEGWLEQENVWGRPVDVLVMPDGALLVSDDYAGVIYRISYKKP; encoded by the coding sequence ATGTTTGCCCTAAAAGCCTTTATCCGTTCTGCTGTTACGGTTAGCTTCTTCTGCTGTATCCTGCCCGCCGCCGCACAATACCAGGGCCGTTCACTGCCACTTGACAAAATCAAACTGCCCGCCGGATTTTCCATCGATTTGTGGGCGGAAGTTCCCAACGCGCGCGGCCTGGCACTGGGAAAGAACGGCACGGTATTTGCTGGCTCCAAGGAAGCGGGGAATGTTTACGCCATCACGGACAATGGTGGGACACGGCAGGTTAGGACTCTCGCAAGTGGCCTCAATTCCCCGTTGGGAGTAGCCTTTCGGGATGGGGCACTCTATGTCTCCGCAGTGGAGCGCATTCTGCGCTTTGATGGAATCGAAGAAAAACTCGACCAGCCGGGAAAACCAGTAGTGATAACCGATAGTTTTCCCACTGAAAAGCACCACGGAGGAAAATTCATCGCTTTTGGCCCGGATGGTCTGCTATATGTGCCGGTAGGTGCGCCCTGCAATATCTGCGAACCCGACCCCGAGCGCTTTGCATTGATCGCGCGCATCAAGCCGGACGGTAGCGGGCATGAGATCTATGCGTATGGGGTAAGAAACACGGTGGGTTTTGATTGGCATCCCGAAACAAAGGAACTATGGTTTACGGATAACGGGCGTGACTGGATGGGCGACAATCTGCCACCCGACGAACTCAACCGCGCACCCGCAAAGGGCATGCACTTCGGTTACCCCTACTGCCACGCGGGCGATATTCTCGACCCCAAGTACGGCGCAAAGCGCGATTGCGGCAAGCTTGCCGCCCCCGCAGCCAAATTCGATGCGCATGTTGCTCCCCTGGGTATGCGTTTCTACACCGGCAAAATGTTTCCGCCGGAATATCGCAACAATATCATTGTTGCCGAGCACGGCTCCTGGAATCGCCGTAATAAAATAGGCTACCGGCTTCAGCTCGTACGGATAAAAAACAATAAGGTCGTCAAACAGGAAGTATTCGCCGAAGGTTGGCTGGAACAGGAAAACGTATGGGGAAGGCCGGTGGATGTACTGGTGATGCCCGACGGAGCGCTACTGGTTTCTGACGATTACGCCGGGGTTATCTACCGGATCAGCTACAAGAAACCTTAG
- a CDS encoding YchJ family protein — MTSCPCGGVALTAKLPGTQGSNEKYADCCGRYLDGGEAAPTAEALMRSRYTAYTLGREDYLLATWHHGTRPASLELEGKPRKWLALEVRRHEQSEPDHAVVEFVARYKVSGRAHRLHEISRFVREAGQWFYVDGDLV; from the coding sequence ATGACGTCCTGCCCCTGTGGCGGGGTGGCGTTAACGGCGAAACTGCCGGGCACCCAGGGCAGCAATGAAAAATACGCCGACTGCTGCGGCCGCTATCTGGATGGCGGCGAAGCCGCGCCCACCGCGGAAGCATTGATGCGTTCACGCTACACCGCATACACCCTCGGTCGGGAAGATTATCTGCTGGCTACCTGGCATCACGGTACACGCCCGGCTTCACTTGAACTGGAAGGCAAACCGCGCAAATGGCTGGCGCTGGAAGTGAGGCGCCATGAACAGTCAGAGCCGGATCATGCGGTAGTGGAATTTGTGGCGCGCTACAAGGTGAGTGGTCGCGCACATCGTTTGCATGAAATCAGCCGCTTCGTGCGCGAGGCGGGGCAGTGGTTCTATGTGGATGGTGATCTCGTCTAA
- a CDS encoding ATP-binding protein translates to MKRFEKTTLWQKTLAIQLDPDTEATNRARLRAAYESFRERAGVLAAEIAIVLPEFTVHDITHLDALWEMAQLITGEKFTLTPAEAFVLGGAFLIHDLGMGLAAYPKGVDALQKTELWHDTVASLLQKKHGRQSTIDEVKNPPEIIRNAAIRQVLRELHAKHAEHLALISWQDCHPSPNEYFLIDDPTLRNTYGPIIGKIAHSHWWPTEQLIQDLPREMGAPGGFDNSWTVDSVKLACILRTADASHLDERRAPGFLTTLRKPAGISADHWSFQEKLYQPRLESDRLVYTSKDNFSVEEASAWWACFDALKVVDRELRQVDSLLADTNRPRLSARGVAYIDDPLRLAKLIGTSTWLPIDAKIQVGDVARLIGSLGGEKLYGRNETVPLRELIQNASDAVRARRLVEGRPADWGWVTVRTGEDINGRWVEVEDSGVGMSINVLTGPFLDFGNSFWGTPLMHKELPGLESKGFSSSGQFGIGFFSVFMWGGKVQVITRRAERARDETLILEFQNGLTSRPILRKAHIHECLIEGGTRIRVWMSSPTIFNQMLRDSNLQKPWTLEERCAWLCPTLDVNLYVENKNKKLVVGAYDWISIKGSKLLQRLFGPRSNKSTTEDATLLKALGPMLRLLTSPSGEVVGRACVSTIKENRTDLVDHERVTPGVVTIGGFRSCELRGIFGVFVGKPHTAARDIGVPVADIDILRLWAAEQADLIFNESLDSELQVDCASIIRALNGATQKFHIANGAGGWKSAEEISKENLDDEVLILQDAALYLAHREFGEIKLHKNVFAVAMGIPGILQTRRHDVWINWPPENDSEGIWGRAWRFHSRTLNGALIEAIAKAWNIPLRQISKVFQQDTGKKTIKREIGLCNGNPVVLGVYVIRKPKSS, encoded by the coding sequence ATGAAAAGATTTGAGAAGACCACTCTATGGCAGAAGACTCTAGCTATCCAGCTTGATCCTGATACTGAAGCAACAAATCGAGCCCGCCTTAGAGCAGCCTATGAGAGTTTCAGAGAACGTGCGGGAGTGCTCGCTGCCGAAATTGCCATTGTTCTCCCAGAATTTACCGTGCACGACATTACCCACCTGGATGCATTATGGGAAATGGCGCAACTCATCACTGGTGAAAAATTTACTTTAACCCCAGCTGAAGCATTTGTGTTGGGCGGTGCGTTCTTGATTCACGATTTGGGAATGGGGCTTGCTGCGTACCCAAAGGGAGTTGACGCACTACAAAAAACAGAACTTTGGCATGATACTGTTGCTTCTTTGCTTCAGAAGAAGCATGGACGTCAATCGACGATTGATGAAGTCAAGAATCCTCCTGAGATCATTCGGAATGCGGCAATTCGTCAAGTGTTGAGAGAATTACACGCAAAGCACGCTGAGCACCTAGCTCTTATCTCATGGCAGGATTGTCACCCGAGCCCCAATGAATATTTCCTGATTGATGATCCCACGTTAAGAAATACTTACGGGCCAATAATTGGGAAGATCGCTCATAGTCATTGGTGGCCCACTGAGCAATTAATACAAGACTTGCCACGTGAAATGGGTGCGCCAGGAGGATTTGACAACAGCTGGACCGTTGATTCAGTCAAGCTTGCATGTATTCTGCGGACAGCAGACGCCAGTCACCTTGACGAAAGACGGGCTCCAGGATTCTTGACAACCCTTCGGAAGCCAGCGGGAATCAGCGCTGACCATTGGTCATTTCAAGAGAAGTTATATCAGCCACGACTTGAATCCGACCGATTGGTTTACACTTCCAAAGATAATTTCTCGGTCGAGGAAGCTTCCGCGTGGTGGGCCTGCTTTGATGCACTTAAGGTCGTCGATAGGGAGTTGAGGCAAGTCGACTCTCTACTTGCTGACACAAATAGGCCAAGACTTAGCGCACGGGGCGTGGCTTATATAGATGACCCACTCCGACTGGCTAAACTTATTGGAACATCAACTTGGTTGCCTATCGACGCAAAAATTCAGGTTGGGGATGTAGCGAGACTGATCGGAAGCCTTGGCGGTGAGAAGCTATATGGGCGTAATGAAACTGTTCCATTAAGAGAGCTAATTCAGAACGCTTCAGATGCTGTCAGAGCACGCAGACTTGTTGAAGGCCGACCTGCTGATTGGGGCTGGGTTACTGTTCGCACTGGCGAAGACATAAATGGGCGATGGGTTGAGGTTGAGGATTCTGGTGTAGGTATGTCAATTAATGTATTGACTGGGCCATTCTTGGATTTCGGAAACTCGTTTTGGGGAACTCCGCTCATGCATAAAGAACTGCCAGGCTTGGAATCGAAAGGCTTCTCTTCATCGGGCCAATTTGGAATTGGTTTTTTTTCAGTGTTTATGTGGGGAGGGAAGGTCCAAGTTATTACTAGACGCGCAGAGCGGGCACGTGATGAAACTTTAATCTTGGAGTTTCAGAATGGTCTTACTTCCCGTCCAATTCTTAGAAAGGCCCATATTCACGAGTGCCTGATTGAAGGCGGAACGCGGATTAGGGTCTGGATGAGCAGTCCAACAATCTTTAATCAGATGCTTAGGGATTCAAATCTCCAAAAGCCATGGACGCTTGAGGAGCGGTGTGCTTGGCTGTGCCCAACATTGGACGTCAACCTTTACGTCGAGAATAAGAATAAAAAGTTGGTCGTTGGTGCATATGATTGGATTTCAATAAAAGGAAGCAAACTCCTCCAACGCCTGTTTGGCCCTCGTAGCAATAAAAGCACTACAGAGGATGCCACCTTGCTTAAGGCGCTCGGGCCAATGTTGCGATTATTGACGAGCCCATCTGGTGAGGTTGTTGGGCGCGCATGCGTAAGCACTATAAAAGAGAACAGAACAGATTTAGTTGATCACGAACGCGTTACACCCGGTGTTGTGACTATCGGCGGGTTTCGTTCGTGTGAATTAAGAGGAATATTCGGAGTGTTTGTTGGTAAACCGCATACCGCGGCGCGTGATATTGGAGTTCCTGTTGCCGACATAGATATTCTTCGGCTATGGGCCGCGGAACAGGCAGATCTAATCTTTAATGAGTCTCTGGACAGCGAACTTCAGGTAGACTGCGCCTCCATTATTCGTGCTCTCAATGGCGCAACACAGAAATTCCATATTGCTAATGGTGCGGGTGGCTGGAAGAGTGCAGAAGAGATATCAAAAGAGAATCTTGATGATGAGGTTTTAATCCTCCAGGACGCTGCGCTATATCTAGCGCATAGAGAATTTGGAGAAATTAAGCTTCATAAAAATGTCTTTGCAGTTGCCATGGGAATCCCTGGAATCTTGCAAACCAGGCGCCATGACGTATGGATTAACTGGCCACCAGAGAATGACTCTGAAGGAATTTGGGGGCGCGCTTGGCGCTTTCATTCCAGAACATTGAATGGGGCACTAATCGAGGCGATTGCAAAGGCTTGGAATATTCCATTACGTCAGATATCGAAGGTGTTTCAGCAAGATACTGGCAAAAAAACCATTAAGCGGGAGATAGGCCTTTGTAATGGAAATCCTGTTGTGCTGGGCGTTTATGTAATTAGAAAACCTAAATCGTCATAG
- the nuoN gene encoding NADH-quinone oxidoreductase subunit NuoN — MNFMQPDFVPAYPEIFLLVMVCVVLLADLAWGEKKPYMAYLLSQITLLGCALITFGTSAPGIVYTFSGMFVDDAMADILKMLVYITVATVLVYSRAYISVRGMLSGEFFSLALFATLGMMVMISASHFLTLYLGLELLSLSLYAMVALRRESAAATEAAIKFFVLGALASGFLLYGMSMIYGATGSLNIARVTEVIQGGALNHEVLVVGLVFIVAGISFKLSAAPFHMWAPDVYQGAPTAVVLFIGAAPKLAAFGFVMRLLVEGMGAMVADWQGMLVILAVMSMMIGNLAAIAQTNIKRMLAYSTISHMGFMLLGIIAGNENGYSSSMFYVVVYVLMTLGTFGMIMLLSHEGFEADKLDDFKGLNRRNPWYAFITLLLMFSMAGVPPTVGIYAKLSVLQAVLSAGYIWLAVVAVLFSLIGAFYYLRIVKLMYFDEPETDAPLLPEGDVKLLISANGLAILAFGLFPQTLMALCAYAIQQSI; from the coding sequence ATGAATTTTATGCAGCCTGATTTCGTCCCCGCCTACCCGGAGATATTTCTTCTGGTCATGGTATGCGTGGTGTTACTGGCCGATCTCGCATGGGGTGAGAAGAAGCCCTATATGGCTTATCTGCTGTCGCAAATTACGCTGCTTGGTTGCGCGCTGATCACTTTCGGCACTTCCGCGCCCGGAATTGTTTATACGTTCTCGGGCATGTTCGTGGACGATGCCATGGCCGACATACTGAAGATGCTGGTGTATATCACCGTCGCCACGGTGCTGGTATATTCGCGCGCCTATATTTCCGTGCGCGGCATGCTCAGCGGAGAATTCTTCAGTTTGGCGCTGTTTGCCACGCTGGGCATGATGGTAATGATATCCGCCAGCCATTTCCTGACCCTCTACCTGGGGCTGGAACTCCTGTCGTTATCGCTTTACGCCATGGTCGCATTGCGACGCGAATCAGCTGCGGCAACCGAGGCGGCGATAAAGTTTTTCGTCCTCGGGGCGCTGGCTTCCGGTTTTCTGCTGTATGGCATGTCCATGATTTACGGAGCGACGGGTTCACTCAACATTGCTCGCGTAACGGAAGTGATACAAGGGGGCGCGCTTAATCATGAGGTGCTGGTGGTTGGGCTGGTATTCATCGTCGCCGGCATCAGTTTCAAGTTGAGCGCGGCGCCGTTTCACATGTGGGCGCCCGATGTTTACCAGGGGGCGCCCACAGCCGTGGTGCTGTTCATCGGCGCGGCGCCGAAACTGGCGGCATTCGGTTTCGTCATGCGCCTGCTGGTGGAAGGCATGGGGGCAATGGTGGCGGATTGGCAGGGAATGCTCGTCATTCTGGCGGTGATGTCCATGATGATCGGCAATCTCGCCGCCATCGCCCAGACCAATATCAAGCGCATGCTGGCATATTCCACCATCTCGCACATGGGTTTCATGCTGCTCGGAATCATCGCCGGGAATGAGAATGGCTACAGCTCATCCATGTTCTATGTTGTGGTCTATGTATTGATGACCCTCGGCACATTCGGCATGATCATGCTGCTTTCGCACGAAGGATTTGAAGCCGACAAGCTCGACGATTTCAAGGGACTCAACCGGCGTAACCCGTGGTACGCGTTTATTACGCTGCTGTTGATGTTTTCGATGGCCGGCGTGCCGCCCACGGTGGGTATTTATGCCAAGCTGTCGGTACTGCAGGCGGTGTTGAGTGCCGGCTACATATGGCTGGCGGTGGTGGCGGTGCTGTTCTCGCTGATCGGCGCGTTTTATTACCTGCGCATTGTTAAACTGATGTATTTCGATGAGCCGGAAACCGATGCGCCTCTTCTGCCAGAGGGCGACGTCAAGCTATTGATCAGCGCAAATGGCCTGGCGATACTCGCTTTCGGCCTTTTCCCCCAGACCCTGATGGCGTTGTGCGCCTACGCTATTCAGCAATCCATATAG
- a CDS encoding NADH-quinone oxidoreductase subunit M → MLFGLPLLSLVIWLPIFAGIGVLATGGDRNAQLARWLALVGSVAGLLVAIPLYTQFDPLMNAMQFVELNAWIEHFNIHYHLGVDGIAMPLILLNCFTTPLVVIAGWQVISKRVSQYMGAFLIMSGIVNGVFSSLDAILFYIFWEASLIPMFLIIGVWGGPNRVYAAIKFFLYTLLGSLLMLVAFIYLYQVSGGSFSILDYHKLPLPLTPQILIFVAFLLAFAVKVPMWPVHTWLPDAHVEAPTGGSVVLAAILLKLGGYGFLRFSLPIVPDASQYLSTMMIVLSLTAVVYIGLVALVQADMKKLIAYSSVSHMGFVTLGFFLFNVYGLEGAMVQMISHGFISGAMFLCVGVLYDRLHSRQIADYGGVANKMPVFAAFFMLFAMANAGLPGTSGFVGEFIVIMAAVKVNFWYGFLAATTLITGAAYTLWMYKRVVFGAVASPGVEALRDINGREILILTVLAVAVLGMGLYPSPFTEVMHTTVDDLLAHIARSKL, encoded by the coding sequence ATGTTGTTTGGCCTTCCCCTGTTAAGTCTAGTCATCTGGCTGCCCATTTTTGCCGGCATTGGCGTGCTTGCCACCGGTGGCGACCGTAATGCCCAACTGGCACGATGGCTGGCGCTCGTCGGGTCGGTAGCGGGCTTGCTGGTGGCAATCCCGCTCTATACCCAGTTCGACCCGCTAATGAACGCCATGCAGTTTGTGGAACTCAATGCCTGGATCGAGCATTTCAATATCCATTATCATCTCGGCGTGGATGGCATCGCCATGCCGCTGATCCTGCTGAATTGTTTTACTACACCGCTGGTGGTAATCGCAGGGTGGCAGGTGATAAGCAAGCGGGTGTCCCAATACATGGGTGCGTTTCTAATCATGTCGGGTATCGTCAATGGCGTATTCTCATCGCTCGATGCGATTCTGTTCTACATCTTCTGGGAAGCTTCGCTGATTCCGATGTTTCTCATCATCGGCGTCTGGGGTGGCCCCAACCGCGTGTATGCCGCGATCAAGTTCTTTCTTTACACGCTCTTGGGTTCCCTGTTGATGCTGGTGGCATTCATCTATCTCTATCAGGTTTCCGGCGGCAGTTTTTCGATACTGGATTACCACAAGCTGCCCCTGCCGCTGACGCCGCAAATCCTAATATTTGTCGCGTTCCTGCTGGCATTTGCGGTAAAGGTTCCGATGTGGCCCGTGCATACCTGGTTGCCGGATGCGCACGTGGAAGCGCCCACCGGCGGTTCGGTGGTGCTGGCGGCAATATTGCTGAAATTGGGTGGGTATGGTTTTTTGCGTTTTTCCCTGCCGATCGTACCAGATGCAAGCCAGTATCTCTCGACCATGATGATCGTATTGTCATTGACAGCGGTCGTCTATATCGGACTCGTTGCCCTGGTGCAGGCGGACATGAAAAAGCTCATTGCTTATTCATCGGTGTCGCACATGGGTTTTGTCACGCTCGGTTTCTTCCTCTTCAACGTGTATGGACTCGAAGGCGCGATGGTGCAGATGATTTCGCACGGCTTTATTTCCGGCGCCATGTTTCTATGCGTGGGGGTGCTCTACGACCGCCTGCATTCACGCCAGATCGCCGATTATGGCGGCGTAGCCAATAAAATGCCGGTATTCGCCGCGTTCTTCATGTTGTTCGCCATGGCCAATGCAGGGTTACCGGGGACCAGCGGTTTTGTGGGTGAATTCATCGTCATCATGGCTGCAGTCAAGGTGAATTTCTGGTATGGCTTCCTCGCCGCTACCACGCTTATTACCGGTGCTGCCTATACGCTCTGGATGTACAAGCGGGTCGTGTTTGGCGCCGTTGCGAGTCCCGGCGTGGAAGCGCTGAGGGATATCAACGGACGCGAGATTCTGATCCTGACGGTCCTGGCGGTGGCGGTGCTGGGAATGGGCCTTTATCCATCGCCCTTCACGGAGGTCATGCATACCACGGTGGATGACCTGCTGGCGCATATCGCCCGCAGCAAACTGTAG